A single window of Legionellales bacterium DNA harbors:
- the fliQ gene encoding flagellar biosynthesis protein FliQ, with product MDSGVIIDVFRQMLYLVVMGVSIIVIPGLIVGLIVAIFQAATQINEMTLSFLPKLVITIMVIAFLAPWLVHYLSEYIETLISDIPYMIR from the coding sequence ATGGATTCAGGTGTAATTATTGATGTCTTCCGACAAATGTTGTATTTGGTGGTCATGGGAGTCAGTATTATTGTTATCCCCGGGCTGATTGTGGGTTTAATTGTCGCCATTTTTCAAGCAGCGACACAGATTAACGAAATGACCTTAAGCTTTTTGCCAAAACTGGTCATCACCATTATGGTCATAGCCTTCTTAGCCCCGTGGTTAGTGCATTATTTAAGTGAATATATTGAAACCCTCATTTCAGATATTCCCTATATGATTAGGTGA
- the fliR gene encoding flagellar biosynthetic protein FliR, whose amino-acid sequence MQEYLILMLTLLPTFFLALVRVSSFIFASPFFSNTAIPARIRALLSLLITVVILPFIPPIQDLNLASIDGFILISEQIILGLAVGFTLRVVFEILILSGQIIAYQTGLGFATIINPLSDISVPMVSQIYILATTLIFIALNGHLMIIKLLASSFHTIPLTNSGLSALQFETLINFTKILYASAVSISLPAIISILVVNFAFAVMTSTAPQLNIFNIGFPITLIMGLFIIYVSFSGVMDHSQELIQESFTTVNILLHR is encoded by the coding sequence ATGCAAGAATATTTAATTTTAATGTTAACCTTACTACCCACCTTCTTTTTAGCGTTGGTGCGGGTGAGCAGTTTTATTTTTGCGTCGCCTTTTTTCTCCAATACTGCCATTCCTGCGCGCATTCGCGCATTATTATCCCTCTTGATTACTGTTGTCATTTTGCCATTTATTCCTCCTATTCAAGATCTCAATTTAGCCTCAATTGACGGATTTATTTTAATTAGCGAACAAATTATTTTAGGATTAGCCGTGGGTTTTACCTTGCGAGTAGTGTTTGAAATTTTAATTTTAAGTGGGCAAATTATTGCGTATCAAACGGGGTTAGGCTTTGCCACCATCATCAATCCATTAAGCGATATTTCGGTACCCATGGTCAGTCAAATTTACATTCTTGCCACTACTTTAATATTTATTGCCTTAAATGGTCATTTGATGATTATTAAACTGCTTGCCAGTAGTTTTCATACCATCCCCTTAACCAATAGTGGTTTATCGGCGTTGCAATTTGAAACTCTGATAAACTTTACCAAAATTCTATATGCCAGTGCTGTTTCCATTTCTTTACCAGCAATTATTTCGATTTTAGTGGTTAATTTTGCTTTTGCGGTGATGACCAGTACTGCGCCACAATTAAATATTTTCAATATTGGTTTTCCCATTACGCTTATCATGGGCTTATTTATTATTTATGTTAGCTTTAGTGGTGTAATGGATCATTCACAAGAATTAATTCAAGAAAGTTTTACTACCGTTAACATCCTTTTACATAGGTAA
- the flhB gene encoding flagellar biosynthesis protein FlhB: MAESDDSEEKTQEATPKRKQELREKGEVPRSRDLNRIIVLFVGAACLWLVSNNFYSAFQEVAVKTFDLTPQEMFDPSIMLTRFASCLYILGMSLLPFFAILFVIVIFSPALLGGWVFSAKSLAFKGERLDPIKGIGRIFSLRSLVELLKSIAKFIVIAGGGILVLYIYFHSMINLDKLPVEQGITQGMELLFQGFILISATLVIIVLFDVPYQIWEYLRKSKMSIKELKDESKETEGNPQLKQKIRETQQRMSEKRMMQALPKANVVITNPNHYAVALMYDQDKEGAPKVVAKGVDFLAEKIKEVAKEHKITIVSIPPLARAIYYSTDLDAEIPQGLYLAVAKVLAYVYQLKHYVAGFSAKPQAPKASELKIPQELQRE, translated from the coding sequence ATGGCAGAGAGTGACGATAGCGAAGAAAAAACACAGGAGGCGACACCCAAGCGCAAACAAGAGTTGCGCGAAAAAGGTGAGGTGCCGCGATCGCGCGATTTAAATCGCATCATTGTGCTATTCGTAGGCGCTGCTTGTTTATGGTTAGTGAGTAATAATTTTTATTCAGCTTTCCAAGAAGTCGCGGTAAAAACATTTGATTTAACGCCGCAAGAAATGTTCGATCCGAGCATCATGTTAACACGGTTTGCTAGTTGTCTTTATATTTTAGGTATGAGCTTATTACCCTTTTTTGCTATTTTATTTGTTATTGTTATTTTTTCACCTGCATTATTAGGAGGCTGGGTATTTAGTGCTAAATCTCTAGCATTTAAAGGCGAACGCTTAGATCCTATCAAAGGCATAGGCCGAATATTTTCATTAAGAAGTTTGGTTGAGCTATTAAAATCCATTGCAAAATTTATAGTGATTGCAGGAGGAGGAATTTTAGTTCTCTATATTTATTTTCATTCAATGATTAATCTCGATAAATTACCTGTTGAGCAGGGTATTACTCAAGGAATGGAATTATTATTTCAAGGGTTTATATTAATTTCTGCAACTTTAGTGATTATTGTGTTATTTGATGTGCCTTATCAAATTTGGGAATATTTGCGTAAGTCAAAAATGTCGATAAAAGAATTAAAAGATGAATCGAAAGAAACTGAAGGTAATCCTCAGCTTAAACAAAAAATTCGCGAAACCCAACAACGCATGTCCGAAAAACGGATGATGCAAGCGCTGCCCAAAGCTAATGTCGTCATCACCAACCCTAACCACTATGCCGTTGCATTAATGTATGATCAAGATAAAGAAGGTGCACCTAAAGTGGTGGCAAAAGGGGTTGATTTTCTAGCAGAGAAAATTAAGGAAGTTGCCAAAGAACATAAAATTACCATTGTTAGTATTCCACCGCTGGCGCGGGCGATTTATTATAGTACGGATCTAGACGCAGAAATTCCTCAAGGGTTATATTTAGCAGTCGCCAAAGTTTTGGCTTATGTTTATCAGTTGAAACATTATGTGGCGGGTTTTAGTGCAAAACCCCAGGCGCCCAAAGCCAGTGAGTTAAAAATTCCGCAAGAATTGCAACGCGAATAA